In Lacrimispora indolis DSM 755, a genomic segment contains:
- a CDS encoding peptide-methionine (S)-S-oxide reductase, which yields MVETIYFAGGCLWGVQAFIKTLKGVIHTQAGRANGYSNTLEGEYDGYAECVKTEFDPDIVSVSQLMDYFFEIIDPYSMNKQGNDVGKKYRTGVYSKVPRHLEDAKNYIIERADRDKIAVEVLPLMNYVKSAEEHQDRLDRCPNDYCHIPKELLHKYS from the coding sequence ATGGTTGAAACAATATATTTTGCAGGTGGCTGCCTATGGGGTGTACAAGCATTTATCAAAACACTAAAAGGTGTTATTCATACTCAGGCTGGACGGGCAAATGGTTACTCAAATACTCTCGAAGGCGAGTATGATGGTTATGCTGAATGCGTAAAAACAGAATTTGACCCTGATATTGTATCTGTTTCCCAACTAATGGATTATTTTTTTGAGATCATAGATCCTTACAGTATGAATAAACAAGGGAATGATGTGGGAAAAAAATACCGCACAGGCGTATATAGTAAAGTGCCCCGACATTTGGAAGATGCTAAGAATTATATAATAGAAAGAGCAGATAGGGACAAAATTGCAGTGGAAGTCCTGCCACTTATGAATTACGTTAAAAGTGCAGAGGAACATCAGGATAGATTAGATAGGTGCCCGAATGACTATTGCCATATTCCGAAAGAGTTATTACATAAATATTCATAA
- a CDS encoding helix-turn-helix domain-containing protein, with translation MNDLKSIIVERMKAVRNSKQLSLDQAADLTGISKAMLSQIERGQSMPTITTLWKISTGYKVPLTYFLEQEKSNYTKIDTLNTQPVYEENEKMRTFPLFPYNPAQNLEMLYIEFEPGCVHQSARHMDGVEEYIFVQKGQLEMRLNQDETVLTETQCFRFKADVPHCYINSSKETCCILNIIFYPMMT, from the coding sequence ATGAATGACTTAAAATCAATCATTGTAGAGCGAATGAAAGCAGTACGCAACAGCAAGCAGTTAAGCTTAGATCAGGCGGCGGATTTAACCGGGATCAGCAAGGCCATGCTGAGCCAGATCGAGCGTGGGCAGTCTATGCCTACTATCACAACACTTTGGAAAATCTCCACAGGGTACAAGGTTCCGCTCACCTATTTTTTAGAGCAGGAAAAGAGTAATTACACCAAAATAGACACATTGAATACCCAGCCTGTTTATGAGGAAAACGAAAAGATGCGGACCTTCCCCCTTTTTCCCTATAATCCTGCTCAGAACTTAGAGATGCTGTATATCGAATTTGAGCCGGGGTGCGTTCACCAATCCGCCAGACATATGGATGGCGTGGAAGAATATATCTTTGTCCAGAAAGGACAATTGGAAATGCGCCTGAATCAGGATGAGACTGTTTTGACCGAAACCCAGTGTTTTCGTTTTAAAGCTGATGTTCCTCATTGCTATATCAACTCTTCAAAGGAAACGTGCTGCATCCTGAACATTATTTTTTACCCGATGATGACATAA
- a CDS encoding DMT family transporter, with product MKKALIFGIAGSFFFAFTFVFNRSMHLSGGSWIWSASLRYLFTFPILAMIVGKHRGFQHVHKVIRKNLFNWLIWSTVGFGFFYAPLSYAADYGESWLIAASWQVTIVMGILLSPVFHKRVPIKNLCISGFILIGVFLLQVHDIADLDIKRTLMTLLPILIGAVSYPLGNRKIMEASGDQLSTIQRTYGMTLCSLPFWFVLAVFGLVNTGGPSVNQTLQSLCVAVFSGVIATLLFFKATDLVKSNHKQLAVIESTQSGEVIFTLLGGIWLLGDSQPDYLGMIGISFIVLGMILNSLIVTFSKKPEINHP from the coding sequence ATGAAAAAAGCACTTATATTTGGTATTGCCGGATCTTTCTTTTTTGCATTTACATTTGTGTTCAACCGCAGCATGCACTTATCCGGAGGAAGCTGGATCTGGAGCGCAAGCCTTCGCTATTTGTTTACTTTTCCCATTCTGGCTATGATTGTGGGAAAACACCGCGGATTTCAGCATGTCCATAAAGTCATAAGAAAGAATCTTTTCAATTGGCTCATTTGGAGTACTGTTGGATTCGGCTTTTTTTATGCACCGCTCTCTTATGCGGCCGATTACGGGGAATCCTGGTTGATTGCGGCATCCTGGCAGGTAACAATCGTAATGGGTATCTTATTGTCTCCTGTATTTCATAAACGTGTACCCATAAAAAACCTATGTATATCAGGATTCATTTTAATCGGAGTATTTCTTTTGCAGGTACATGATATAGCTGATCTGGATATTAAGAGGACCCTTATGACGCTGCTTCCTATCCTTATAGGGGCTGTCTCCTATCCCCTGGGAAACAGAAAAATCATGGAGGCAAGCGGGGATCAGCTTTCTACAATCCAACGCACCTACGGCATGACGTTATGCAGCCTCCCCTTCTGGTTTGTTTTAGCTGTATTTGGCCTGGTAAATACCGGAGGCCCTTCTGTAAATCAGACCCTCCAGTCCCTGTGCGTCGCAGTTTTTTCCGGAGTGATCGCAACCCTGCTGTTTTTTAAAGCCACCGATCTGGTCAAGTCAAACCATAAGCAGCTTGCTGTGATCGAATCCACACAGTCAGGTGAGGTCATATTTACTTTGCTGGGGGGCATCTGGCTCCTTGGGGATTCACAGCCTGATTATCTGGGAATGATCGGTATATCTTTTATTGTGTTGGGCATGATCCTAAACAGCCTGATTGTGACATTTTCTAAGAAGCCAGAGATCAATCACCCGTAA
- a CDS encoding pentapeptide repeat-containing protein encodes MGQKLLTPILPETMDFVLEDMEELSRRKDQEEAVTDVLIRNLHIAEEDLSRMRFSAVIFENCIFQDCTFEKGEFTDVVFRACDISNCNFEDSYFNRTEFLSSKGLGVKFCGNTMLHTVILDCNFNYGNFDSSRLEHIRFSDTQIRGGFLTQCRCKAVEWNRANLENASFFKTVMRGMDFTSSMIQGLVLSDGCPEIKGAVVDLYQAAELAKYLGVVIKS; translated from the coding sequence ATGGGCCAGAAACTTCTTACCCCAATCCTTCCGGAGACAATGGATTTTGTACTGGAAGATATGGAGGAATTATCCCGCAGAAAAGACCAGGAGGAAGCGGTAACAGATGTACTCATAAGAAACCTTCATATAGCGGAGGAAGACCTTTCCCGCATGCGTTTTTCCGCCGTCATATTTGAGAACTGTATATTTCAGGATTGCACCTTTGAAAAAGGGGAATTTACTGATGTGGTGTTTCGCGCCTGTGATATATCCAACTGCAATTTTGAGGACAGCTATTTTAACCGGACGGAATTCCTCTCCTCAAAGGGGCTGGGCGTAAAGTTTTGCGGAAATACCATGCTTCATACGGTGATCCTTGACTGTAATTTCAACTATGGGAATTTTGATTCTTCCAGGCTGGAACACATCCGCTTTTCTGATACTCAGATCCGCGGCGGCTTCCTGACTCAATGCCGCTGTAAGGCGGTAGAATGGAACCGGGCAAATCTGGAAAACGCCAGTTTTTTTAAAACCGTAATGAGAGGAATGGATTTTACCAGCAGCATGATACAGGGGTTGGTTCTGTCTGACGGCTGCCCGGAGATAAAAGGTGCAGTGGTGGATTTATACCAGGCAGCAGAACTGGCAAAGTATTTAGGAGTTGTCATAAAAAGCTGA
- a CDS encoding CD3324 family protein has product MRYQKANEILPEELVELIQNYIDGEYVYIPRKQENKRTWGQRTGAREERKRRDVSIYEDYVSGICVRLLAERYYLSEKSIQRIVLQEKKNMEMK; this is encoded by the coding sequence ATGCGCTATCAGAAAGCCAATGAAATTTTACCGGAAGAGCTGGTGGAATTAATTCAGAATTATATAGACGGGGAATATGTTTACATCCCCAGAAAACAGGAAAATAAACGAACCTGGGGCCAGAGGACAGGAGCCAGAGAGGAAAGGAAACGCCGGGATGTATCTATTTATGAGGATTATGTATCCGGTATATGCGTGAGGCTTTTAGCAGAGCGCTATTACTTATCCGAGAAAAGCATCCAGAGGATCGTACTTCAGGAAAAGAAAAATATGGAAATGAAATAG
- a CDS encoding DUF1062 domain-containing protein, translating into MNRNLRKQWIVTPDQLPAIIRRCPKCGKKTEFINSGKFRVNANGRLLDVWLVYRCGQCETSWNMTLWERVEAGRLEKKEYEGFLNNDPDLAAKYGNDREIFARNKAEAAASKEEYHVTTVDTAFPCGKDHAMEIEIRIPSGFDLRADVFLMKQLSVSRSRIKKWCEDGLILNGSEVLSPKGKVKDGMILQIKKEAVRSEAEEKWEYFFCQNGQGC; encoded by the coding sequence ATGAATCGTAATTTACGAAAACAATGGATCGTCACGCCGGACCAGCTTCCAGCCATCATAAGAAGGTGCCCCAAATGCGGAAAAAAGACGGAATTTATAAACAGCGGAAAATTCAGGGTCAACGCCAACGGCCGTCTTTTAGACGTCTGGCTGGTCTACCGGTGCGGACAATGCGAGACCTCCTGGAATATGACCCTGTGGGAACGGGTGGAGGCAGGCCGCTTAGAAAAGAAAGAGTATGAAGGATTTTTAAACAATGATCCTGATCTGGCAGCAAAATACGGAAATGACAGGGAAATATTTGCCCGCAATAAGGCGGAGGCAGCTGCCTCAAAAGAGGAATACCACGTGACGACTGTGGATACTGCATTTCCCTGCGGAAAGGACCATGCCATGGAAATTGAAATCAGGATTCCGTCTGGATTTGATTTAAGAGCTGATGTTTTTTTGATGAAACAGCTGTCCGTATCCAGAAGCAGAATAAAGAAATGGTGTGAGGACGGGCTGATTTTAAACGGCAGCGAAGTTTTGTCTCCAAAGGGGAAAGTGAAAGACGGGATGATCCTGCAGATAAAAAAGGAAGCCGTCCGGTCAGAAGCGGAAGAGAAATGGGAGTATTTCTTTTGTCAAAATGGACAAGGGTGTTGA